GTGAATGTTTTAGCATCCCGATGAAAGTTACTTATATgtatctatatatatatatatgcgtGTTTGGGTGTGAATGTCTTCAATCTTTGCCCACTAGTCAAGGTGTTTTATCAGGCTGGCGCGTAAAATTATTTCTGCCGCTAAAGTagcacaccacacaccgttTTCGTTTGCCTATACTACCACCATTCGGACGACCGTTTATGAAACAACCATCTTCCAGAAGGGAGGAAAGCATATCATTAATCGTTTCTGCgttttttccacacatttgCTTTGATTGATTACACCTACCACGATACACACGAGTGCCGGCTCTGTCTGCCCCTCATCGTATGGATAGTAGACATGTGAATTTAAGAGCAAAAGAGATATCTAAATTACCTAATGGTtcgtaattaatatttaaccCTTTATGTAAGGTCTTTACAGGCAGACAAGTGAAGAACGTTAGTTCCCGTTTTCTGGGTACAAAGATTAGATACAAACATTGCCTATACATTCGCGCTCAAACCTctattcttttctgttttgttttctcgtcTTATCTGTTTTCGCGTTGTGTTTTATAGCGTTATCGGTACTATTCACCAAGTAATTCCGGGAAGGACAGTGTTCAATAGTATGTACCTTGCAAGATGTCAAGCGATCTGTTCCGGTCGTCTTAAACGGATTTCACTACCCATTCCTTTACCATTTGGTTAAAAGCTAACCTTTCTTCCACAGCAAACGCTATTCTGCAACCTATTGGCCAGTAGAACAGTTTAATGGATTTGCTTTGTGCGATTTACTGTCAAACTGAATTGTTTCACCCGGAACCACTAGTTTTGCGAAACGAACTAATCTCTCGCTAATTGCTCAATATTACCACGATTTAGCGTGTTATCTAGCTACTGCGAACGCAATGATTGGCATTTAGAAGATGTGCGTGtaaaacttcaaaatttgcGCAGAAAGGAAATCTCCTCCATGAGctgaatattaaaaattccGTTGTCTTTCCGGGAGACAAcggggagtgtgtgtgtgtgagtgtgcgagtgtgtataTACCAGCGGCCAGCACACGGAAAGTTGGACACATTGAGGGTATGGCTCGCCGTTCAACCGCTTTACTGCTGCATATGGTACATGGTAGTGAACGCTTCCGCTGTAGCCCATTGTTTTCCCCCACGTGTAGGTCAATAAGTCGAATATTAGAAAACGAGGCGCGGACATACTGTGTGTTACtattgctgctgcggctgttCATATAGGAGAGAGGGTGGTAACGTGCGATGATCCCTTTTTAATCCATTGCAGCCTTATAGCAACTGGCACTTGAATCGTCTGCTAGACACCAGTTTGTGGTGCTTTCGGTTCTTCTTCCCCCTCTCTTTGTCTTTGCGAATTTCACGCACTAGCGTATAGAATGCATCGTCCACGCCCATCCGTGTTTTGGCCGAAGTTTCTACAAAAGGAACACCGTACTGTTTCGCCACCTAGGGAACAGGAAATGTACAGAACGTGTGGTAGAACGATTAGTAAACGCATTTATTGTGTCGATGTCAGGACCAGGTCACAGATCTCCCGCAGGCTTTACTATAGAATTTGCCATTCATGCAAGCAGTGCCgattttatgttaattttaattttcacgtATCACCAATTGCATTGCTATCTGTCATATCATTTGAATTTGGACATGTGTGCAAAATTGTTCTGAACTAAGAAAACCATTCCGTGATgcaagaaaaaatgaaaagatgcTGGACTCACAAAGatgttaaatataaaaataataaccacAAACAAGAGCTTAATGTATCAGGTGAGTATTTCGGGGTGATCTTCACTAAAGAACTTGATAAATTTCATACGGAACCGGATTAGATTCCTGTTACATATACTGAAATGCCGTATGCAAAAGCTGTGCCCAGGCCATCACCGAAATCGGGGATGCAGATACTTACGTCTCTGGCCTGGTTCATATCAACTGCCCATGCTTGCAGATCGCACTTGTTGCCAACTAACACCATTGGCACTTCTTCTGCGTCTTTAACACGCTTAATCTGTTCTCGGTAGGTTCCTGTATGGTAGGGAGATGAAGAGAATCACATCAGTACATATACTAAGGACCCCATATGCTGCACATACCTATATCTTCGAAACTTTTGGCACTGTTAACAGCAAATACTAAAAGAAATCCTTCACCCGTTCGCATATACTGATCACGCATCGCCGAGTACTCCTCCTGTCCGGCTGTATCCAGAATATCGAGCAAACACGTTTCACCATCTGCGGGAGAATAAAAAACCGAGCAAATTATTGGATACGTACGAGCAGCAATGATACGGTGGTAGAAAGTAATTAGAATATGATTAGCGATAAGATTAGATAGTAGTAGCTCGTAGATACACAACCTTGGCGCAGTGATCGTGTAACCATTTTGCAACTCGCCAGTAAACCGACGCGTAGGAGCAACGATGAGTAGGAACATCTTGCAGCAAACATTCATGTGGATGCattaattgaattcaattattGTGAGAAACTCCATCTAAGCCAGACGCTTCATTTGCTGATTCACATCTCAGCGCATTTTCGTGCAAGCTACTCAATTTGCacatttgtgatgcattttGTAGAGAGAGAAATGGAAATATACACAAATAAATAGAAGCACAATTAACATACttcaacaaatcaaaatttaaaatcgatgtAAATTTTAAGCGTAATTGTTTAAAAGTGAAACGTTAACCTTATCAATTGAACCATTTTCCGTTCATAATAACTATAAGTGAATCGTGAACATGTTTGGCCAATAATCTCCTGGCTCATAATGATCTCCCTTCACACCAGTTaaaatttcatcctttttctCGTACAACGATGCAATACGGCTCTACCGCACGGAGGAGAGTTTTTTGTCCCCTTCGGAATGATGTAAATAATTCgctaaaaataacaatcaaacTTACCTATAACTACTTGCTTCCGGTAGGAATCTTCAATTGTTGGATCGTACTCATCCACGAAATGGTTCTGAATAAGTTGTATGGTAAGCGCCGACTTGCCGACACCCCCAGCGCCTACTACTACTAGTTTATACTCCGTCATCGTACCGCCTGAACTGGGATGCAATTTCGATTTTCAACGGGCGGGTGCGGTGCAGACAGGGGGCAGCAATTCTTTCTTAACAAAGCACAAATACGGCCGCTGTAATCCCCACCCAGCTACGGCAGGCAACAGATGATGGATAGcttcttcgttcgttcgttctacACTCGAATTTCGGCAAAAACGCAGTCGCTTTCGACGAGCGTTGGTATTGACGTGACTGGGTATCCTTTCTGAAAAGGATCTGGTCGATTTTTCTCACGTTTGCCGTATTTATCACTAACCTTAATGACACACTTGTAAAATTCCTGCTTGCCTTATTTTCTCTGCGCACTCAATGGCTCACGTCACTGTTGGTTCGCACTTTTTCGCACCGTGTACACACACCCTACCAACGCAACGATCCGATGCTCACACACTTTCTGTTGCCGTCTGTTTGTTCGCGGATGAGTATGCAGAagattgttgttattattttccaacctttattctttcttcctttattTTGCCAGCCGCCAGGCCAGGCAGGATGGCTGCGATCAGGTTGCTCGTTGATGATGGCGCTGATGA
This region of Anopheles marshallii chromosome 2, idAnoMarsDA_429_01, whole genome shotgun sequence genomic DNA includes:
- the LOC128709723 gene encoding GTPase HRas, encoding MTEYKLVVVGAGGVGKSALTIQLIQNHFVDEYDPTIEDSYRKQVVIDGETCLLDILDTAGQEEYSAMRDQYMRTGEGFLLVFAVNSAKSFEDIGTYREQIKRVKDAEEVPMVLVGNKCDLQAWAVDMNQARDVAKQYGVPFVETSAKTRMGVDDAFYTLVREIRKDKERGKKNRKHHKLVSSRRFKCQLL